One Pseudomonas sp. MM213 genomic window, GCCCAAGGGGTGGCGTCACTCGAACTGACCTTCCCCCTGGACATCGACCCCGAACAGGTGAAAGACCTGCTCTACAACACCTACCGCGAGCACGAGACCATTCTCGACAAACCGGCGCCGATGGTGCGCTTCAGCAAACTGACCCCCGAGGGCATCACGCTGACGGTCACTGGCTATGTCGGCAGCCCGAGAATCGTCGGCGTGACCAAGAGCGACCTGCTGTTTGAAATCCTCAAGCGCCTGAGTGACGCCGGTATCGAGCTGGCGAAGCCGGCACCCACGGTGTGAATCAGTGGGCGATGCACACTGATTTCAGCTCGGTGTAGGCCTCGATCACCGCACGACCGAACTCGCGGCCCATGCCGGACTGCTTGACGCCACCAAACGGCATGGCCGGGTCGAGCAGCACGTGGGCGTTGACCCACACGGTGCCGGCCTCGATGCGCGGCACCAGGTTCATCGCTTTGCCGAGGTCATTGGTCCACAGGCTCGCGGCCAGGCCGTAGCGGTTGTCGTTGGCCAGGGCGATCACGGCGTCTTCATCGTCAAACGGCATCACCCCCAGTACCGGGCCGAACACCTCTTCGCGGGCCACCGCCATGCTGTGATCGATGTCGGCCAGAATGGTCGGCTGCACATAGAAGCCCTCGCCTTCCACCAGCTCGCCCCCGGACACTACTCGTGCGCCTTCGCGACGCGCCAGCTCGATGTGCTTGAGCACGCTTTGCTGCTGCTTGCGCGAGACCAGCGGGTTGATCGCCGCTTCGCCGTTCATGCCTGCGCCGATAGGCATCGCCGATACGGCGGCGGCGAGTGCTTCAACGAATTGATCGTGGATCGAGCGATGCACGTAGAAGCGCGAAGCTGCCGCACACACCTGGCCGTTGTTCAGCAGACCGCCGAGGATTGCGCCCTGCACGGCTTTTTCGATGTCGGCATCGGCCAACACGATCATCGGGTTTTTGCCACCCAGCTCCAGCGAGAACCGCGTCATGTTTTCCATGCACGCCACGCCGACGCTTTTGCCCACCGCCGTGGAACCGGTGAAGGACACTTTGCTCACCAGTGGATGCGCCGTCAACACACCGCCGACATTGGCGCCGCCACCGGTGACGACGTTGAACACGCCTGCCGGAATCCCCGCTTCCAGCGCCAGTTCAGCCAGGCGCATGGCGGTCAGCGGCGTTTCCATCGCCGGTTTGATGATCACCGTGCAACCGGTGGCCAGCGCCGGCATCAGCTTCCACGCCGCGATCAGCAGCGGGAAGTTCCACGGCACGATCCCGACCACCACGCCCACCGGTTCACGCTTGGTGAACGCGGTGAATTTCGCCCCCGGCGGCAGCGGAATCGACACGTCAAAGGTCTGCCCTTCGATCTTGGTCGCCCAGCCGGACATGTAGCGCATGAACTCCACGGTGGCGTTCAGGTCCAGTGCGCGCGCCATGTTGATCGACTTGCCCTGACTCAGGGTTTCCAGCTGCGCCAGCTCTTCGGCATGCGCTTCTACCAGCGCAGTGAAGTTCAGCAGGATGCGTTCGCGGTCCGCCGGGCGCAGGCCCGACCATACGCCGGACTTGAAGGCTTTATGCGACGACTGCACCGCCTGTTCGACCACCTCCAGCGGTGCGTCGAGGGTTTCGCACAGGGTTTTGCCGGTGGCCGGGTTGACCACGGCAATGCGCGGCCCTTCGGCGAACACCCATTGGCCATCGATAAAGCAGCCGTGGCGGCGGTCAAGGAATGCAGCAACCTGCGGCAGGATTTCAACGTTGCTCATAAATCA contains:
- a CDS encoding aldehyde dehydrogenase family protein, with translation MSNVEILPQVAAFLDRRHGCFIDGQWVFAEGPRIAVVNPATGKTLCETLDAPLEVVEQAVQSSHKAFKSGVWSGLRPADRERILLNFTALVEAHAEELAQLETLSQGKSINMARALDLNATVEFMRYMSGWATKIEGQTFDVSIPLPPGAKFTAFTKREPVGVVVGIVPWNFPLLIAAWKLMPALATGCTVIIKPAMETPLTAMRLAELALEAGIPAGVFNVVTGGGANVGGVLTAHPLVSKVSFTGSTAVGKSVGVACMENMTRFSLELGGKNPMIVLADADIEKAVQGAILGGLLNNGQVCAAASRFYVHRSIHDQFVEALAAAVSAMPIGAGMNGEAAINPLVSRKQQQSVLKHIELARREGARVVSGGELVEGEGFYVQPTILADIDHSMAVAREEVFGPVLGVMPFDDEDAVIALANDNRYGLAASLWTNDLGKAMNLVPRIEAGTVWVNAHVLLDPAMPFGGVKQSGMGREFGRAVIEAYTELKSVCIAH